One stretch of Microbacterium terrae DNA includes these proteins:
- a CDS encoding LysR substrate-binding domain-containing protein — protein MAKSGGSRGRPAKRGGPIRAKAPVKGSAAGAAKPKKPKTPPRPAEAASVAPPPARFTLGAIPGATPGKWIDTWKERMPHTALELVAVSIADQRRALLDAEVDAALVRLPLDSAGLHVIGLYEEQPVVVMAKDSHLTAGDELDPADLSGEVVIVPQDAVYDLDLPGTVAPRFAPPADTAAAIATVAAGVGVVIVPMSLARLHHRKDTEYRPLSGVPVSPVALAWVADRTGPAVEAFVGIVRGRTANSSRG, from the coding sequence ATGGCGAAGAGCGGCGGGTCCCGAGGCCGACCGGCGAAGCGGGGCGGGCCGATCCGGGCGAAGGCCCCGGTGAAAGGCTCTGCCGCAGGTGCGGCCAAGCCGAAGAAGCCGAAGACTCCCCCGCGCCCCGCGGAGGCGGCATCCGTCGCTCCCCCTCCCGCGCGTTTCACCCTCGGTGCGATCCCCGGGGCGACTCCCGGCAAGTGGATCGACACGTGGAAGGAGCGGATGCCGCACACGGCGCTCGAGCTCGTTGCGGTCTCGATCGCCGACCAGCGACGGGCGCTCCTGGACGCCGAGGTGGATGCCGCGCTCGTGCGTCTGCCGCTCGACAGCGCCGGGCTGCACGTGATCGGCCTCTACGAGGAGCAGCCGGTCGTCGTCATGGCGAAGGACTCCCACCTCACCGCGGGCGATGAGCTCGACCCCGCAGATCTGTCGGGCGAGGTCGTGATCGTGCCACAGGACGCGGTCTACGACCTCGACCTCCCCGGCACCGTCGCTCCCCGATTCGCGCCACCGGCCGACACCGCTGCGGCGATCGCGACGGTCGCCGCCGGCGTGGGCGTGGTCATCGTGCCGATGTCGCTCGCCCGGCTCCACCACCGCAAAGACACCGAGTACCGGCCGCTGAGCGGGGTGCCGGTGTCACCGGTCGCACTCGCGTGGGTCGCCGATCGCACCGGCCCCGCCGTCGAGGCATTCGTCGGCATCGTGCGCGGTCGCACCGCGAACTCGTCGCGCGGCTGA